The Lolium rigidum isolate FL_2022 chromosome 1, APGP_CSIRO_Lrig_0.1, whole genome shotgun sequence region CAATCCTCTCTAAGGTGATGGAATGGCACGGAAAGATCGCTAGAGTTTTTGCCTTGGACGAAGATGGCAATGCGGAGAAGCATACAGCAGGAGGCGGTGATGTTCAGCTTCTGCCTTCTGGTGCTAAATTAGTGGTGTGGACCGATGGCTTGGTATCGAACCTGTCAAAGTCGTTGGATTATTATGTTTTCTATAAGGGAGCATGTCTGTTGATGACcgcaaaataaataaattcatAGTACTACAAACCTTGTTGCTGCTAAAATGATGACTGTATTACTGTCATATACTATAACCGAATGAAATTATactcatagcttcacaatggtccCTGCTCCTGGACACATGGACTTCTGGGGCAGAACCAAGAATACGCAAACCAGCGACTCTGCCTTTGTCGCCCTCACTCTTCTGCTCTTCTGGGTGGGGAATTCGTTCCAAAGAATTTAACCCCAAATCAAACACAACAACCTACTGCTCATGCTTGATTGTACCGTGTTCCACAAAGTAGACACAGTTTCTCTTGATGGCAGGAAACTCCTTCCTAGAGAGCGCAAGTGTGTCACCTCGACCCACCCGAGCTCGAGGCGCTGCGCTGCCCAATCCGAAGAGTGCACTTCTGCAAGGATTGCGGCGTTGCCTAGTCCACGGTGCACCATGTCGAGCAGCATTTGGTCGATACCACGCCACGCTTGCTGCGGAGGGAAAAGGTTTATTCTCTGGAGACGCTTGGGCCTTTGGAGGATGACGCTGGAGATCGAAGTaaggatggcacccgcagggtatgggtacgggtagagccatcccatacccaTACCCATCACCTTCAATCTTACccatcacccgtacccatacccatcaatgggtacaagtttttcccatacccatgacccgacagggtaaatgggtacccgcgggtaaaaatacCGCTCTTATAACACATCAAATTGATCAAAAAACATGACATGAGGTGAAGCGTTCCTAAATAGGGTactaatcctcactaacctaccagCATTTGTGAGACCGGAAAGTGTGAGGTTCAACCTAGCCATGTGAAGGCGTGATTAGGAGGAAAATTAAGTACTTTAGAATATTACATCGACCTACTTGTGAAATTTAGATGGGTACATGGGTACGTGGGTATGGGTTCTacgatcccatacccgtacccgccctacccgatgggtatgatattttcccatttacaaacccatgggtaatattttatcccatacccgtacttctattgggtttttacccggcgggtacgcgggtcatgggtacccattgccatccctagaTCGAAGATGTGGTGGGACATGTTCATGGTGGAGATGTAGAACCTGCCCTGGTGGAAGGCCGCGCCCTCGATCCTGCCGTTGGGGTACTCGAGCTGCATTGTCCAGGCCGCATCCCCAAGACGCGTGAAGAAGAGCCTCTGCCCGATATGTGCGCCGAGAGTTTTCTGGCTCGCGATCCAGGCCGGCGGCGATTGCGAGGTGAGCGGGTCAGACTGCTTAGACTgcttatagtgggagtaacatagctagtaacatcacacatctcaacgcattttgatgacatggcatgccaataaatgaagaaagagagtgaggtggtaactagctatgttagagcaattccaataataTAACCAGCTGATGGCTATAAGCAATATGTCACCTCATTTATAGCCAACATATAGCTagtatgtacaatagttggctctaAGAATGCACTACTTTATCAACACATGGCCCACTATTtagtctcacaaagtgcctaggagcacgtgctagagctggctattgcattagAGCTCATCCaccttctctctcttcttctctctcctccagctAAGCACATATATTATATTTAAATCCTTATAGCCTGCTGACTAAGCCTTATTGTATTTGctcttaccataacatcacacaccccaaggcaagatgagtctataacataataaatgacataatgcatgacaccacatataagttactacccactatgaaggtaataacctagactagtaacatatgtcatgttactagtctaagttactccccactataacCAGCTAGTTAATTAATACACTGCGCTAATGCGGCCGTTATCACTGAAACTAGTGCTAGcatgactgctcatagtgggagtaacttaggtagtaacatcacacactttaaagtgttttggtgacatgacatagcAATAAATGAAAAAAAGGGAGGTggttagctatgttaccataacatcacacaccccaagataaaatgagtctataaactaataaatgagactttgcatgataccatctctaagttactttccactatgaaggtagtaacatgtactagtaacttatgcatgacaccaccttatgttactccccactatgagcagcctcagAGGGACCTTCGGTTCGGTAAGCTTTCGTGTCTGGTTCGGTACTTCGGTTGCATTTTCAgacttagagcaactctaacagagccccTTTTTCTCGGAACCGAAAAAAcgagttcagtctcccgaaaaacaATTTGGTTGCGGATTTAGCGATGGCGCAGAATAGAAACCGAAAACGTGAACCGAACTCGCTgaaatcaaacgtcgcgggaaaTCAAAATTTGCGATCGCACTCGATTTCATCGGATCAAACTGAATTCGTTCATAATTTTTTATAATACTaggacaaaatacatgcatatttcacCTACATTACAAACTAGGGACCTAATTAAACTAGATTTAGTCCCCGGAGtgactatactgtcaccggggCGCTAATGTCGCCGGCGGAGGGTTTTTGCTCGCCGGGTCTTCCTAGGCGACAACGACCGCCGCCACCTCGATGACCGCTgcctcggaggtgctcccgcaCGCTAGAGGCGgcccggcggcgtcgtcgtccccGTGCGGGGGCAGCGCCGACAGAGGAGGGCTGCACGCGCCGGCAGCGGGGGcgcctccgcttctccttccggcGTCTCCTCCGCGCGCGCTTGCAGGTACGCCATCATCTCCGGCCACTTCCGGCCGGCCCGCTTCCACGCGCCGTTGGAGCGCCTACGCCTGGCGAGCTCCGACGACGCCCGTGCACCCGGCGGGCGCTGAGTTgaccttccggcgccggatcggcCACCTCCCCTACCCACGCGTCTTGCACGCGCCATTCCGGATGGATGGGAGCTAGCCGAAGCGGCGAAGCGGCGTCGGAGCGTCCGAAATCGCTCGTCGAAGCGGAcacaggcagcggcggcgggagaggagcggcggaggggagtagggtttacgAACCggactcccctccgcgaacccttttaataggagTCGTGCGGGAAGTTTGTCGGACCCTCAAACTTTCGATTCGGGCCAGCCCACCGATTCAGGTGCTGTTCTGCGCCACTTTCggtcgaacccgtaaatccgccgaaaAAGTTCAGTTTCGGCGGGATTTACGGTctatgttagagatgctcttagggcatctccaaccgggctacCCAAACGGACAAACGGACATCAGATTggtccgtttgggtaaaaccTGCTCCCAACGCGCGGACCCATATTAAAAACGGACTGCTCTGGTGTCCGGCACGACCCAAAGCCGGACCAAATTTGGGAGCaatttggggcgagccggacgcgTGCGGGCGTCTCTGGTCATCCGCGCGTGTCCTCCCAAACCCCACATGGCAGTCACACTAGTCCACCATCCAGGCCCCcggagctttctctctcctctgtctTTCTCCTTCTTTTACGCCATGAATATTGGCGTTGCTCCTCATCGGAACAGGGTCGCCGGCCAACCTCCGCCGCCGAGCTCGCATGGAGACTCCCGTCGCTAAGCAAGACCCCCTTTTTTCTTCCCCGCCGGAGGTCGCCGCGGCCGAAACGGTGATGAGCGCCGCCAAGGATGTCGGCGGCGAAGACCATGCCGGCGCACCGGGGAGCGCCTCCACGGCCTCGGGCGACGAGCATAGCGTCCGCGCTGCCTCCGCTCACCGCTATGAGGAGCTCCGCCATCTATGCCGAGTCGTGCGGGCACCGGATTCGACGCCGCCCGCCGGCCGAACTCGATGCCGGGTCGAGCCGCCCCTCGCGCCGAGCCGGGCcacgccgccgcctcgggccacGGCCTAGACTCCGCCGACGGCCGAGCCACGCCCGCGCCACCCTAGCCGTGCCTCGCGGCGGCCGCATCTCGCGCGCAAGCAAAGGAGCAAGCGCACGCACGCAAGCGGCGGCGAGCCGGACTCGCACGCACGGAGGCCTCGCGCCCGGACCTGCACGCACGCGGGCATTGCGCCTAGGCAGCCGCCAACCGCGCATCGCGGAGCGGGGTCGAGCAGCGCTCGCGCATCGGTCTCGTCCGGCTCCGCCGCGCGTCGCTCGCGCGTCGCCCTCCTTCCGTGGcccgcgcccgcggcggcgccgcgAACGGGGGCCGCGCCCGCGGCGAGGAATGGGGCGGCGCCCGCGCCAACGGGGCCGCGCCCGCGGCGAGGAATGGGGCGGCGCCGCGCCAACGGGGCCGCGCCCGgccgcggcgaacggcggcgcgcCCGCGGCGATGGGGCCGAGCCCGCGGCAAATGGGGATGGCGGAGGTGGAGGGCAACGTCGGAGGCTCGAGGCCGGCGAGGCGCTCGACGTCGGCGCTCGCCATGGCCGCGTCGCGTCTCTCGCCCGCGGCGGCCTCGCCCGCCACGCCGTCCCTAGCCGCGCCGCTACTCCGTGCCATGGACGCAGGTGAGGatggtgtccgtttgggtcgtgtGTGGGGTTGGGGAACAAAAATGAGGACGGACATCTGTGTGCGTCCGCGCGACATCCGCGTGTCCGCGGGACGACCCAAACGGATGAAATACaccgtccgtttgggtcgtagggttggagatgcccttattccCGCATTGTGTCTGATTGTTACGGTGGAAGCTGCTGCGTTGGCTTCGTGTTATCTGCAACTATTACGGGCCGTTGGATCCGGAACAGAAGGTGGATATGAAGCGATAATACGTGGCGGTCCCGTGAGCTACACTCCACTCGTAAAGTCTCCACAAGGTCACAAAGCAAATGCAACCAGGCAGTTTATAAAACCGGAGCCATCCGCGAAACAAACCCGCAGAAAGCAGAGCAGCATTCTCCCTTCCCACGCGCGCGCCTCGTCTCGGAGATCTCGCTCGCCCGCCCGCCATGGACGCCGTCGACTCCGTGGTGGACCCCCTCCGCGAGTTCGCCAAGGACAGCGTCCGCCTCGTCAAGCGCTGCCACAAGCCCGACCGCAAGGGTGAGGGCTCGATTCGCGCGGGGATGCTCGTTTGGATCCGGTTTGATTTTTGATCCGCCAGATCTGACGCTGTTTCGGTCTGCAGAGTTCACCAAGGTGGCGGCGCGGACGGCGATCGGCTTCGTCGTCATGGGCTTCGTCGGATTCTTCGTCAAGCTCATCTTCATCCCCATCAACAACATCATCGTCGGATCCGGCTAGGTATGCTCACGCCTCTCGTGCGATGCTGCGCTATGTACTCTGGATCCGGTTGTTTGGTGCTGTGATCTGTCGGATCCGCGGGGTGTCTGCCTGCTCCCGTGGATTTTGGGTCACAGGCGTGCGAAATTGAGTGCTCTGGAGGTTGGGAATTGGAACGTGTTGGGATTTAGTAGATCACTGCGATCCGAGCATGACTAGTTGGTGGTGAGATTTTAGGAGACAGTCTCCTTTTTTACCTTGCAAACGAACTAGCCAATTTCCCAGTTGGTTAGGAGACAATTCTGTGGATGAATTATAAGTGTAATTTAGCTTTTGTGAACATGGGTCTGGGTGCTGACTATTGATCTCAAGCTAGCTTCACCGCGTAATTCATCGGCGAAACGCATCCAGTCAAATCGAAATTTATAATGAATCCTTTGGAGAACTTTAAACTGATCTGCTACTAGTATGTTAATACTTTCTACGGTTTGGTTGAAATACCCGTACTCCACTTCAAAACCCCAATACCCTGTGGTCTGAATATTGGACCCAACGACTAGAAATAGTTTAAACTAGGGAGTAgttgatttgagaaattgatatgATTGCTGCTGGTATTTTTTCCTTCAAAATCCCAAGTCAACAGCTCATCATACTGTGGTAACTTGAGTTTTAGAAGTACTGTGATACTGTGAATTCAGATGATAAAACTTGGTATATAACAGCCTGATCTGTGCTTGGCTGGCTGATGTACATATGTAAGATTCATTTTTGATGGTTCGGCCTACTTTATCCCATTGCATATTCTCTTTTCTGTTTGAGGAGTGATTGTGTTCTAGATAAATGTCACGACCATACAATCTACTCTAAATTGAACCCTTCTGAATGCGTGGCATGTTGCTGTGGAATAGAAAAGAAGGGCATTACCACATTTTCCTACTTAGTTGAGTTCCTCTTCTCATCTGAGTATAATCAACGTACTGATGGACCGCTGTTCTCTGTTGCCCTGCAGATTGGAGACTACAGGATGTTCTGCATGAAGATAGTGCGATACTAGTGATTGGGCCTTCGGTGTCTTGAAGTAGGCAAACAAAGTTTGTTTAACCCTATTTCAAAAGTTGTTGTTAAAGACAGTTAACTTCTTTGTTCAAATTCTGAGAAATTGTGGCCAGCTTAACCGTCGTGATGAGTAGACCTTGAAGTAGCGAGCTATAATGTTCATACTGCAGTGCAGGCTGACTAACTTAACTGACTCTTTGACGTACTAgctccgttcctaaatataagccttCGTAGAGAGCTAACTGCCTTTTTAGATAGCTAAGTAGCTCTCTAATAAAAAGGTTTATttcggaacggaggtagtagtttgcAGGAATCTGGAAAGTGGTATAACAAAAATACAAGTAGCGGAAATGTATGTGCAAAAGCGAACCAAATGAAAACAATCG contains the following coding sequences:
- the LOC124684359 gene encoding protein transport protein Sec61 subunit gamma is translated as MDAVDSVVDPLREFAKDSVRLVKRCHKPDRKEFTKVAARTAIGFVVMGFVGFFVKLIFIPINNIIVGSG